The following is a genomic window from Candidatus Vondammii sp. HM_W22.
TATAGAAGCCACCAAGCATGCCGATCCACACCATCACCACAGCACCGAGGATAGCCGCACTGGTCCGGTGCAGCAGCTCAGAGAAGATAAGGATATAGCTCCCGACCAGAATGGCCAGGGAGATAAGCATTTCGCTGGTAAACGCCTCCTCCACTAAATTTGACCCAGCAGCATTTACCGAGCCAGTTCCAGACGGGTAATCGATCCCTGGTAGTGCCCTTGATCCATCAGGAACAGGCAAGTGGTATCAAAACTCTCCATAATGGCCAAGGCTTTTATCACCGGGGAGTGGGGAGTCAGCGCAGGGGGGTTCTCATCGACTAATGTCTCCACTGGCTGCTCCAATAACTGTTGAAGGCTGGTCAAGGTGATATTGAGATGATCGATGGCATCACCCAGAAGATGAGCGCCCTTCACCAGATCAGAAGGTAGACCTGCCAGTCTGAATATCCGGTCGATGGTGATTCGACCGGTCACCGCACCACTTGTGTCGCAGAACGGGATTGCTGAGACTTGCTTGTCAACGCACTCAGCCAGCACATCCTTCACCTTCATCCCTGCCCTGGCCACGGCGGTTAATACTGCAATGCCAGATAATTCCATAGCCCACCCGGCAATTGTTAATCAGTATCCGCCCAGAAACAGCACTAAATCGACGAAGTGACCGTAAACAAGGTGCAAAGTACGCAAAGATTACATATTGAAAAACAAAAATAGCCTCCGTGTACTCTGGGCTCCTCTGGATTTTTTGAGTGTTTCCGGATGATTATAATTAGAGTATCGGTATCGGCAACATCTTTCCATTGACGGTCAGCAATCCATCCGAAAGGCTCGCTTTAGTGGTGATATCCCCGCCATCCCTTACCAGCATCTCCTGAAGCAACCACTGCTCCAACTGCTGATTGGCAGCTGTCTTTGCCATGCGGCTCAACTGCTGTTTATC
Proteins encoded in this region:
- a CDS encoding CBS domain-containing protein, whose product is MELSGIAVLTAVARAGMKVKDVLAECVDKQVSAIPFCDTSGAVTGRITIDRIFRLAGLPSDLVKGAHLLGDAIDHLNITLTSLQQLLEQPVETLVDENPPALTPHSPVIKALAIMESFDTTCLFLMDQGHYQGSITRLELAR